The Gordonia terrae genome contains the following window.
GTCGAGGTCCAGCTTCCATGGGAAGTGCACCCGGAAGCTCCGGTGGATGTCGCATCCGGCACCCACCCGCGCGCCGAAGGCACGCAGCAGACGGGTACGCAGCACGGCGCCGCCGACCCCGCTTCGCAACACGGCGCCGACGCCCAGCCAGGTGACCATCCACAGTCGATTGCGTCCGCGATCGGACTTGTCGACGATGTAGTCGCGCAGGCGTCGGGGTTCGAGTTCGGACAGGACCTCCGAGCGCGCGGTGGTCGTGGTCGGAGTCGTCACGGTCATGCCCGCACCGAGGCATGGTGCGACAGCTTGCGCAGCCACATCTCGAATTTCTCGACGGCGGCGTCGGCACCGAGCACCTCTCGCGAATACCGTTCGCCCGCTTCGCCCATGATGCGTGCCGCGGTGCTGTCGGCGGCGATCTGGGTGATCGCTCCGAGCAAAGCAGCCGGATCGCCCGGGGGGACGACGACCCCGGCGAGCGAGCGCCGTACCTCGGCAGCGGTGATCCCGCCATCGGAAACCGCTGCCACCACCGGTATTCCGTAGCTGAAGTAGGTGGTCAGCTTGCTCGGCAGCGACATCTCGAGGACGCCGGGCTTCTCGTTGACCACCAGGACATCGGCGGCGGAGAGCATGAGGTGGAACTGATCGTCGGGCAGGGAGTCGACGAAGGTGACGTCCGTGCAGCCGCGCGCGCGGTCCTCGAGATGCCGGCGCTGATTGCCGTCGCCGACCAGATACAGGTGTACGTTCCGAGCTGCGTCCGACGACCCGGCGACGAGTCGTGCGGCGTCGACCAGGTTCTCCAGGCCCTGCTTCTGGCCCATGTTGCCGGCGTGCACCGCGACGATCGCGTCGGCGGACATGCCGAGTCGGTCTCGTGCGATGTCCCGGGGCGCACGAGGTTCGTGGCGCACCTGCGTCCAATTCCGGACGTGGGTCACCACCGCCGGGTCGACGCCGAGTCGGTCGACGATGATCTCGCCAAAGCGCGGATGCACGACCGCCACCTCATCGGCGGAGCAGAGGGCGAACTTCTCGAGTCTGCTCACGAGGGCGCGGCTGAGGGACCCGCCCGCGGCCGCTTCGCTGACTGCCTGGCTGTACAGGTCGTGGACCCAGACCCCCATCGGTGACAGCGTGCGACGCCCGACCCTGCGGCGCATCATCACCAGCGCCGACGCGATGAGCGGCGGACTGGCCATGACGGTGACGGCCTCCGGTCGCAGGTGGGCGACGATGGCGCGCAGGCCGAACTCGAGCTCCATCCGCGAGCGTGACACCAGAGCAGTGCCGTCTGGGATGCTGTGCGGTACTCGCACCACGATGACGCCCTGATCGACGACCGTGGACGTGTAGTCCGACATGTTCCCGTCGAGTCGCCACTGCGGGTAGTGCGGGTAACCGGTGATGACGCGCACGCTCCACCCACGAGCGGCGAGGCGTCGGGCGATGTCGGTGACGTAGGGCGCGATCCCGGTGACCTCGGGGGCGTAGTTGATCGCGATGAAGTCGACACACTTGCGACCCTCGGACCGATCCATCGGTTCGGCGACGCCGTTCATCGGGCCCGATCCACCTCGGGTTCGATACGATGGCGGTCGTGTTAGCTCAGTTGTCATCGCTGGCTTGGCCTTTCGTGATGCGTGCGATCGGGTTGGTGTTCGTGCCCAATTCCGTTCGCCTGGCGGTGCTCCGGGTGTTCGGTGCGGAGATCGGCCGCGGGGTGTTGATGCGACCACGTGTGCGGGTCACCAGTCCGGCGCGACTCGTGATCGGCGCGGACTCGTGGATCGGCGAGGCGGTGACTCTCGACAGCGCCGGTTCGATCCGGATCGGCGCGAACGTCGTGGTGTCGCAAGCCGCCGCGCTGCGGTGTCCGGCTGATACACGCGGTGAGCTGGTCGTGGCGGACGGCGCGTGGATTGCGTTGCGCGCGCGCGTGATAGGTCCGGTGACCATCGGACGACGCGCGGTGGTGGGTGCCGCCGCGGTGGTCTCCCGCGACGTCGCGCCCGGGACGGTGGTCGTGGCATCGGTCATCACCGACGACTCAGATCCGGACATCGCCGGCCCCGACCTCTGAGCAGGGGTCCATATCGGGGTGGTGAGCTGCGCGGTACCACTCGACGACGTCGGCGACACCCTGCTCGAGACTGATCGTCGGCCGCCATCCCAGGCTGTGAATGGTGCTGATGTCGAGCAGCTTTCGTGGCGTTCCGTCGGGTTTGGTGGTGTCCCAGTCGACAACACCGCCGTAACCGACGGCGTCGGCCACGATCGCGGCGATCTCGGCGATCGAATGGTCCATGCCGGTACCGATGTTGACCTGGCGCGGATCGTCGTGATTCTCGAGCAGGCACAGGCAGGCCTCGGCCATGTCGTCGGCGTGTAGGAGCTCGCGACGCGGTGTCCCGCTTCCCCAGTTGGTGACGCTCGGCGTGGCCCCCCGGCGCGCCGACTCGTAGCGTCGGATCATCGCTGGGAGCAAATGGCTCGTCTCGCCGGAGAAGTTGTCGTTCGGCCCGTACAGGTTGGTGGGCATCGCGGAGATCCAGGGCAGCCCGTACTGGCGTCGCGTCGCCTGCACCTGCATGATGCCCGCGATCTTGGCTACCGCGTACGCGTCGTTGGTCGGTTCCAGGGCGCCGGTGAGCAATGCGTCCTCGCGGATCGGCTGCGGGGCGAACTTGGGGTAGATGCACGACGACCCCAGGAACAGCACGCGCTCGACGCCATATGCGGCCGCCGCGTCGAGGACGTTGACCTGGATGCGCAGGTTCTCGGAGAGGAAGTCGACAGGCCAGGCGTTGTTGGCGGCGATTCCGCCGACCCGGGCGGCCGCGAGGATCACCACGTCGGGTGTGTTGTGCGCGAAGAACTCGAAGACGCTGTGCCGGTCGCGGAGGTCGAGTTCACGGCTGGTGCGCCCGATGATGTCGGAGATTCCCCGCCGCCGCAGCGCCCGCACCAGAGCCGAACCGGCGAGGCCGCGGTGGCCCGCGATGTAGAAGGTGGCCGACGGATCGAGCGGCCCGGGCTCCCAGCCGCGTCGTCGCACAGACCGCGTCATGACGCGCGACTCCAAGCGAGCAGTTGCGGCTTGTCGATCCACTCCGTGCCCTCGCATTTCAAGGCGGCGATGTCGGCATCGACCATGATCCGAGCGAGTTCCGGTGCGCGGACCGCGGCTCGCCACCCGAGGTCAAGTTCGGCCTTCGATGCGTCGCCGATCAGCGAGTCGACCTCGGTGGGACGCAGGTAGCGCTCGTCGAAGACGACGTGGTCGCGCCAGTCGAGGCCGGCGTGGTCGAAGGCGTGCTGGAGGAAATCGCGGACGGTGAAGGGCACACCGGTCGCGAGCACGTAGTCGGCGGGCTCGTCGGCCTGCAGCATGCGCCACATCCCCTCGACGTACTCCGGCGCGTAACCCCAGTCGCGCACGGCGTCGAGATTGCCCATGTAGAGGTCCTTCTGTACGCCGGCCTTGATGCGGGCGACTGCGCGGGTGATCTTGCGTGTCACGAAAGTCTCGCCGCGGCGGGGGGATTCGTGGTTGAACAAGATGCCGTTGACGGCGAACAGGCCGTAGGCCTCGCGGTAGTTACGGGTGACCCAGTACGAGTAGACCTTCGCCGCCCCATACGGGGAGCGAGGGTAGAACAGGGTGTCCTCGTTCTGCGGCGGGGGAGAGGCGCCGAACATCTCCGAACTGGATGCCTGGTAGTACCGGCATCGAATGCCCGCCTGGCGCACCGCTTCCAACAGTCGGACCGAGCCGATTCCGGTGGTGTCACCGGTGTGCTCGGGCTCGTCGAAGCTGACGCGGACGTGCGACTGCGCGGCCAGGTTGTAGACCTCGTCCGGGTCGATCGACGCGAGCAGCGTGACCAGTCGGGCGCCGTCGCTGAGATCGCCGTAGTGCAGGAACAGGCGGGCGAACGGGTCGTGCGGGTCCTGATAGAGGTGGTCGATCCGGGCGGTGTTGAACGACGACGATCGTCGGATGAGTCCGTGTACCTCATAGCCTTTGGACAAGAGCAATTCGGCGAGGTAGGAGCCGTCCTGACCGGTGATCCCGGTGATCAGGGCCTTCTTCATGGTGCTTCCTTCGAGTGGTGTCGATCCGTGGTGGCGGTGCGGATGATGGGTGGACGTGGCGGTCAATAGGCGCCCCGACGAGAGAGGACGGCGCTGGCGGTCCGCCAGAGGATGACGAGGTCGGTTGTCAGTGACCAGTTCTCGACGTAGGAGAGATCGAGCCGCACGGAGTCCTCCCAGGAGAGGTCGCTGCGACCGGAGATCTGCCACAGGCCCGTCATCCCGGGGCGGACGAGCATGCGTCGCCGGACGACCGGGTCATAGGACTCGACCTCTTCACGCAAGGGCGGGCGCGGACCCACGAGGCTCATCGTCCCGCCCAGCACGTTGAACAACTGCGGCAGTTCGTCGAGGCTGTAACGGCGGATGATTCGACCGACACGGGTGACTCGCGGAT
Protein-coding sequences here:
- a CDS encoding GDP-L-fucose synthase family protein, with the translated sequence MTRSVRRRGWEPGPLDPSATFYIAGHRGLAGSALVRALRRRGISDIIGRTSRELDLRDRHSVFEFFAHNTPDVVILAAARVGGIAANNAWPVDFLSENLRIQVNVLDAAAAYGVERVLFLGSSCIYPKFAPQPIREDALLTGALEPTNDAYAVAKIAGIMQVQATRRQYGLPWISAMPTNLYGPNDNFSGETSHLLPAMIRRYESARRGATPSVTNWGSGTPRRELLHADDMAEACLCLLENHDDPRQVNIGTGMDHSIAEIAAIVADAVGYGGVVDWDTTKPDGTPRKLLDISTIHSLGWRPTISLEQGVADVVEWYRAAHHPDMDPCSEVGAGDVRI
- a CDS encoding acetyltransferase, which codes for MRAIGLVFVPNSVRLAVLRVFGAEIGRGVLMRPRVRVTSPARLVIGADSWIGEAVTLDSAGSIRIGANVVVSQAAALRCPADTRGELVVADGAWIALRARVIGPVTIGRRAVVGAAAVVSRDVAPGTVVVASVITDDSDPDIAGPDL
- a CDS encoding glycosyltransferase family 4 protein → MNGVAEPMDRSEGRKCVDFIAINYAPEVTGIAPYVTDIARRLAARGWSVRVITGYPHYPQWRLDGNMSDYTSTVVDQGVIVVRVPHSIPDGTALVSRSRMELEFGLRAIVAHLRPEAVTVMASPPLIASALVMMRRRVGRRTLSPMGVWVHDLYSQAVSEAAAGGSLSRALVSRLEKFALCSADEVAVVHPRFGEIIVDRLGVDPAVVTHVRNWTQVRHEPRAPRDIARDRLGMSADAIVAVHAGNMGQKQGLENLVDAARLVAGSSDAARNVHLYLVGDGNQRRHLEDRARGCTDVTFVDSLPDDQFHLMLSAADVLVVNEKPGVLEMSLPSKLTTYFSYGIPVVAAVSDGGITAAEVRRSLAGVVVPPGDPAALLGAITQIAADSTAARIMGEAGERYSREVLGADAAVEKFEMWLRKLSHHASVRA
- the gmd gene encoding GDP-mannose 4,6-dehydratase — encoded protein: MKKALITGITGQDGSYLAELLLSKGYEVHGLIRRSSSFNTARIDHLYQDPHDPFARLFLHYGDLSDGARLVTLLASIDPDEVYNLAAQSHVRVSFDEPEHTGDTTGIGSVRLLEAVRQAGIRCRYYQASSSEMFGASPPPQNEDTLFYPRSPYGAAKVYSYWVTRNYREAYGLFAVNGILFNHESPRRGETFVTRKITRAVARIKAGVQKDLYMGNLDAVRDWGYAPEYVEGMWRMLQADEPADYVLATGVPFTVRDFLQHAFDHAGLDWRDHVVFDERYLRPTEVDSLIGDASKAELDLGWRAAVRAPELARIMVDADIAALKCEGTEWIDKPQLLAWSRAS